One window of the Dreissena polymorpha isolate Duluth1 chromosome 5, UMN_Dpol_1.0, whole genome shotgun sequence genome contains the following:
- the LOC127831314 gene encoding uncharacterized protein LOC127831314, which produces MEKIELEYEKTTEDACAYLNEFLRSETASQVSKSLSHDTVSKLYISKDRPVSHNTVRQSVKIPSMWRNWTGFDAQNVCGREAPHASNIKDEFEKGNAMSSGIDPTLGQDLWRQLKRVEIPVFNGDKRVYQSWKAAFLACIDRALATAEYKLLQLRQYLSGEALKVIENLGHSAFAYQAAKDRLERKYGGRRRQIAIYLEELEHFENVRLGNAKDLEQFADILDVAIINLQEADQHHELGIGSLYAKLQRKLPESLLARYHRWVFEGKHNESVLSLRTWVIQEAEFQTIASETVQGMSGYLMSEHTSKKTNSNNHRSFFGGSEESGKISKCRVCDKQHGVWNCDNFKEMNVSQRWDKAKQLYLCYRCLGFNHVGKSCRRSRQCGHIGCEKLHHRLLHRDAQKSMKSNAADRPVQSPTEENGATYLSAKSHTRSDLVGLRTVPVILANGNRSITVNALLDDASTKTYINSDVAAELGCKGRTETVKVNVLNCQVETFETRPVKFEIRSVNGSVKINVAAYTANKVTGDMEVVDWNKYQRKWPHLRDVTFPKATTRPIVDILIGVDCADLHYALEERRGRAGEPIARLTQLGWTCIGNPCSNLTPVLQKNYARTYFVRDVTEIETLNLTLKKFWEVERESTESPVVNIDEQQALKAVKQSCIFENQMYRVAIPWKSNETVMLKNYKMALNRIENTQKRLKRCPQEAKAYSECIEQYVEKGYVSKVSDSEVSNSKWFPPHFPVLRPDKDTTKTRIVFDAAAKFEDVSLNDKMHQGPKLQRDLFDVLLRFKKHPVAVVCDIAEMYLRIGIDHANKPYHRFLWRGMNHNRCPDIYDFDRVVFGVNSSPLQAQYVLQQRARENLSAFPLAAENHSLTNSTRERFHPERDIKIGEVVLIINPETTRGNWPLGRILEFYPGQDGRVRVVHIQVGSSTMTRSVTKLCPLEQLMIRISKRTYN; this is translated from the coding sequence ATGGAAAAGATTGAACTTGAATATGAAAAAACAACGGAAGATGCCTGTGCCTATTTAAACGAATTTCTACGAAGTGAAACAGCAAGTCAAGTAAGCAAATCGTTGTCGCATGACACAGTGAGTAAACTTTATATTTCTAAAGACCGGCcggtttcacataatactgtgCGACAAAGTGTCAAAATTCCAAGTATGTGGCGTAATTGGACCGGGTTCGATGCGCAAAACGTTTGTGGGCGTGAAGCACCTCATGCCTCTAACATCAAAGACGAATTTGAAAAAGGCAACGCTATGAGTTCAGGCATCGATCCTACATTAGGACAAGACCTTTGGAGGCAACTCAAACGTGTGGAAATTCCAGTGTTCAATGGTGATAAGCGAGTTTACCAATCATGGAAAGCAGCATTCCTTGCTTGTATTGACAGAGCGCTAGCCACAGCAGAGTACAAACTTCTTCAGCTAAGACAGTACTTATCTGGCGAAGCGTTAAAAGTAATTGAAAATCTTGGGCACTCGGCGTTTGCATATCAAGCAGCAAAAGATCGACTTGAAAGGAAATATGGGGGCAGGCGTCGACAGATAGCAATTTACCTAGAAGAACTTGAACACTTCGAAAACGTCCGACTTGGCAACGCAAAAGACCTAGAACAATTTGCCGATATATTAGACGTAGCAATTATTAATTTGCAGGAAGCGGATCAACACCACGAACTTGGAATTGGTTCATTATATGCAAAATTACAAAGAAAATTACCAGAATCGCTCTTGGCACGATATCATCGTTGGGTCTTTGAGGGTAAACACAATGAGTCAGTATTGTCGCTACGGACATGGGTTATTCAAGAGGCAGAATTCCAAACTATCGCGTCAGAGACCGTGCAAGGAATGTCAGGATATTTGATGTCAGAGCATACTTCGAAAAAGACGAACTCTAACAATCACAGATCGTTTTTTGGTGGTTCCGAAGAAAGCGGGAAAATATCTAAATGCAGAGTATGTGACAAACAGCATGGAGTATGGAACTGtgacaattttaaagaaatgaacgtttcacaacggtGGGACAAAGCAAAACAACTTTATCTTTGCTATCGTTGCCTTGGGTTTAACCATGTCGGAAAGTCATGCCGTCGAAGTAGACAATGCGGACACATTGGATGTGAAAAGCTGCATCACAGACTGTTACACAGAGATGCGCAAAAGAGCATGAAATCCAACGCTGCTGACAGGCCAGTTCAATCTCCTACGGAAGAGAATGGGGCAACATATTTGTCAGCAAAAAGTCATACCAGATCTGATTTAGTAGGGCTCCGAACAGTTCCGGTTATTCTCGCAAATGGAAATCGGTCGATAACTGTAAACGCATTGCTAGATGACGCAAGTACAAAAACGTACATCAATAGTGACGTAGCGGCAGAACTCGGCTGTAAAGGTAGAACGGAaacggtcaaggtcaatgttCTGAATTGTCAAGTCGAGACTTTTGAAACTAGACCAGTTAAATTCGAAATAAGAAGTGTCAACGGAAGCGTAAAGATAAATGTAGCAGCATATACAGCTAACAAAGTAACAGGAGACATGGAAGTTGTTGACTGGAACAAGTACCAAAGAAAATGGCCACATCTTCGTGACGTAACATTTCCAAAAGCTACGACCAGACCTATTGTTGACATCTTAATTGGAGTTGATTGTGCAGATTTACATTATGCACTGGAAGAAAGAAGAGGTAGAGCAGGGGAGCCAATAGCGCGTCTTACTCAACTTGGATGGACATGCATCGGTAATCCGTGTTCAAATTTAACACCGGTCCTACAAAAAAATTATGCGCGAACATACTTTGTAAGAGACGTAACGGAAATCGAGACTCTAAACCTGACTCTTAAGAAATTCTGGGAAGTTGAAAGGGAATCAACTGAATCACCTGTCGTTAACATTGACGAGCAACAAGCACTTAAAGCAGTAAAACAGTCGTGCATATTCGAAAATCAGATGTATCGCGTCGCAATTCCATGGAAAAGCAACGAAACTGTAATGCTAAAAAATTACAAAATGGCACTGAATAGAATAgagaacacacaaaaaagactTAAACGATGTCCTCAGGAAGCTAAAGCATACAGCGAATGCATCGAACAATACGTAGAAAAGGGGTACGTGTCAAAAGTTTCGGATTCTGAAGTGTCCAATTCAAAATGGTTCCCACCTCATTTTCCTGTTCTGAGGCCAGATAAAGATACAACAAAAACCAGAATCGTGTTTGATGCTGCAGCAAAATTTGAAGACGTATCACTAAATGATAAAATGCACCAAGGCCCAAAGCTACAGCGCGATCTGTTTGACGTTTTGCTAAGATTCAAGAAGCATCCCGTTGCAGTAGTTTGCGACATAGCCGAGATGTATCTCAGAATAGGCATCGATCACGCGAACAAGCCATATCACAGATTCCTATGGAGGGGAATGAATCATAACCGTTGTCCCGATATCTACGATTTTGATAGAGTCGTGTTCGGTGTTAATTCATCACCATTACAAGCACAGTATGTCTTACAGCAACGCGCAAGGGAAAATCTCAGCGCATTTCCATTAGCTGCTGAAAACCACTCTCTAACCAATTCAACACGAGAGCGGTTTCATCCTGAGAGAGACATCAAGATTGGCGAAGTCGTTCTTATCATTAATCCGGAAACGACGAGGGGAAACTGGCCACTAGGACGGATACTCGAGTTTTATCCAGGACAAGACGGTCGAGTGAGAGTCGTACACATTCAGGTTGGAAGCAGCACCATGACGAGATCGGTGACAAAGCTATGCCCGTTAGAACAATTAATGATTAGAATATCGAAAAGAACATACAATTAA